A single window of Treponema denticola ATCC 35405 DNA harbors:
- a CDS encoding peroxiredoxin, producing the protein MEQMTMNMPLLGDDFPQLAVSTTHGPMKLPCDLKGSWFVLFSHPADFTPVCTTEFVAFQKLMPEFEKLGVKLIGLSIDQIQSHLKWIEWIKEKLGVEITFPVIAANDSIANQIGLLHPGKGTNTVRAVFIVDPNGKVRLVLYYPQEIGRNMEEIVRAVKALQTSDKNKVALPADWPNNGLIKDRAIIPPPPTEAEAKKRLKEYDGYDFWFCHKSL; encoded by the coding sequence ATGGAACAAATGACAATGAATATGCCCCTTTTGGGAGACGACTTCCCCCAGTTAGCGGTTTCGACAACACACGGACCTATGAAGCTTCCCTGTGATCTTAAAGGCAGTTGGTTTGTGCTTTTTAGCCACCCTGCAGATTTTACACCCGTATGTACTACGGAATTTGTAGCTTTTCAAAAGCTCATGCCTGAGTTTGAAAAACTCGGCGTAAAACTAATCGGTCTTTCTATTGACCAAATACAGAGCCATTTAAAATGGATTGAATGGATTAAGGAAAAACTGGGTGTAGAGATTACCTTCCCTGTAATTGCTGCAAATGACAGCATTGCAAACCAAATCGGACTCTTACACCCCGGAAAAGGCACAAACACCGTTCGCGCCGTATTTATTGTTGACCCCAACGGAAAGGTAAGACTTGTTCTTTACTATCCTCAGGAAATCGGTCGAAATATGGAAGAAATTGTTAGAGCCGTTAAAGCTCTTCAAACCTCCGATAAGAATAAGGTTGCTTTACCTGCCGACTGGCCTAATAACGGGCTTATCAAAGACAGAGCAATCATTCCGCCGCCTCCCACAGAAGCGGAAGCTAAAAAGCGCTTAAAGGAATATGACGGTTACGATTTCTGGTTCTGTCACAAATCTTTATAA
- a CDS encoding carbon starvation CstA family protein produces the protein MITFFICLAILIVGHFVYGKYVQKVFGISSAPTPAISKQDGVDYVPLSTGRVFLIQLLNIAGLGPIFGAISGALWGASAFFWIGLGTIFAGGVHDYLSGMISERHDGASISELSGVYLGPIMKFIMRVFAVVLLIFVGTVFMKGPADLLAKLTPEKFGSNFWLIIVLAYYFLATILPVDKIIGKIYPVFGIVLIIMALGIGAGILFNAFRGTMTIPEFSLANVHPSNLPRWPLLFITIACGAISGFHATQSPLMARCIKSEADGHKVFYGAMVGEGIIALVWAAAGMTFYYGTGGLQEALNTLGGPAGVVYDISFKLLGGIGGFLAVLGVIACPITSGDTAFRSARLTLADWFKVDQKPINKRLLLAIPLLAIGGLLSQINFNIIWRYFAWSNQTLAMIALWVGAMYLFLNKKNFIIALVPATFMTAVSVTYILMAPEGFKLDKMISYPIGIAAALICLGAFIFVIMRKKKNGTDVPPIPAPSV, from the coding sequence ATGATTACATTCTTTATCTGTTTGGCAATACTTATTGTAGGACATTTTGTTTATGGAAAATATGTCCAAAAAGTATTTGGTATTTCTTCTGCACCTACGCCGGCAATATCTAAGCAGGACGGGGTAGACTATGTTCCTCTGTCGACGGGCCGTGTATTCTTGATTCAATTATTGAATATAGCAGGATTGGGGCCGATTTTTGGAGCAATTTCAGGAGCTCTTTGGGGTGCTTCTGCTTTCTTTTGGATAGGACTTGGAACGATTTTTGCGGGAGGAGTGCATGATTACCTTTCGGGAATGATTTCCGAAAGACATGACGGTGCCAGTATTTCAGAGCTTTCAGGCGTATATTTGGGCCCGATTATGAAATTTATCATGAGAGTTTTTGCCGTTGTTTTACTTATATTTGTAGGTACGGTTTTTATGAAAGGACCTGCTGATCTTTTAGCAAAACTCACACCGGAAAAATTCGGCTCGAATTTTTGGCTGATTATTGTTCTTGCTTATTATTTCCTTGCTACAATTTTACCGGTAGATAAGATTATCGGAAAGATTTATCCGGTTTTCGGTATTGTTCTTATAATTATGGCCTTGGGTATCGGCGCCGGTATTCTTTTCAATGCTTTCCGCGGAACAATGACTATACCCGAATTTTCATTGGCTAATGTTCATCCTTCCAATTTACCGCGTTGGCCCTTGCTGTTTATCACCATTGCCTGCGGCGCTATTTCAGGATTCCATGCAACCCAGTCCCCTTTAATGGCCCGTTGTATTAAATCTGAAGCTGACGGACACAAGGTGTTTTATGGCGCAATGGTAGGCGAAGGAATTATTGCCCTTGTTTGGGCAGCTGCCGGTATGACATTCTATTATGGAACAGGCGGCTTACAAGAAGCTCTTAACACATTGGGCGGTCCTGCAGGTGTTGTTTACGATATTTCCTTCAAGTTATTGGGAGGTATTGGTGGTTTCTTGGCAGTATTGGGTGTTATTGCATGCCCTATAACATCAGGAGATACGGCATTTAGGAGCGCCCGTTTAACTCTTGCCGACTGGTTCAAGGTAGATCAAAAACCGATTAATAAAAGACTTTTATTGGCTATTCCTCTTTTAGCTATAGGAGGTCTTCTATCCCAAATAAACTTTAATATTATTTGGAGATATTTTGCATGGTCAAATCAAACTTTGGCAATGATTGCATTATGGGTAGGAGCAATGTATCTATTCTTAAATAAGAAGAATTTTATCATTGCCCTGGTTCCGGCAACTTTTATGACAGCTGTTTCGGTTACATATATTTTAATGGCTCCTGAAGGATTCAAGCTTGATAAGATGATTTCTTATCCCATAGGAATTGCTGCTGCTCTTATTTGTCTGGGCGCCTTTATATTTGTAATTATGAGAAAAAAGAAAAACGGTACGGATGTGCCGCCTATACCGGCCCCATCAGTTTAA
- the folD gene encoding bifunctional methylenetetrahydrofolate dehydrogenase/methenyltetrahydrofolate cyclohydrolase FolD, with protein sequence MSAKIIDGARIAADLRADIAKDVEKIKAKGVQPTLAVILVGNDPASQSYVKGKTNALHEVGMNDRTFRLPETTTQDELLKLIKELNADKLINGILVQLPLPKQIDPDAVIEAINPEKDVDGFHPVNVGKLLLGHDTFIPCTPHGVIHLLKRTGVETKGAKVVIVGRSNIVGKPLSVLMMNKDVNATVTVCHSGTKNLTEVTKEADILVAAMGKPRFIKADMIKKGAVVIDVGVNRIDDSTKKSGFRLVGDVDFEPACEIASAITPVPKGVGPMTIAMLVANTLIAAKRQNGLE encoded by the coding sequence ATGAGTGCAAAAATTATTGACGGTGCCCGGATAGCGGCAGACCTACGGGCCGATATTGCAAAAGACGTTGAAAAAATAAAGGCAAAGGGAGTCCAACCCACCTTGGCCGTTATTTTGGTAGGAAATGACCCTGCGTCCCAATCTTACGTAAAGGGAAAGACAAATGCTCTTCATGAAGTAGGAATGAATGACAGGACATTCAGGCTTCCGGAGACTACTACGCAGGATGAATTACTAAAACTTATAAAAGAGCTGAATGCCGATAAACTTATAAACGGTATTTTAGTGCAGTTACCTTTACCCAAACAAATCGATCCCGATGCCGTAATTGAAGCTATAAATCCCGAAAAAGACGTAGACGGTTTCCATCCTGTAAATGTCGGAAAACTTCTTTTGGGACACGATACCTTTATTCCTTGTACCCCCCATGGTGTAATTCATCTTTTAAAGAGAACCGGAGTTGAAACAAAAGGTGCAAAGGTTGTAATTGTAGGACGCTCCAATATCGTTGGGAAACCTCTTTCCGTTTTGATGATGAATAAGGATGTAAACGCAACGGTAACCGTCTGCCACAGCGGTACAAAGAATTTAACCGAAGTAACAAAAGAAGCTGATATACTGGTTGCAGCTATGGGAAAGCCCCGGTTTATCAAAGCCGATATGATTAAAAAAGGCGCCGTCGTCATAGATGTAGGTGTAAACCGGATTGATGACAGTACCAAAAAAAGCGGCTTTAGGCTTGTAGGCGATGTAGACTTTGAGCCTGCCTGTGAAATTGCTTCTGCAATAACGCCTGTTCCGAAAGGGGTAGGCCCAATGACCATAGCTATGCTCGTTGCCAATACCCTCATCGCAGCAAAAAGGCAAAACGGTTTGGAATAA
- a CDS encoding TP0733 family outer membrane beta-barrel protein → MKRFISCFLIISVFLIPIFAQEEAETPSNSKIDGTAVFRPVRQGDKFIKVGLSLGVPLFNTSAEKFAIKPNIWPGGTINAAFGYYILDGFSLGGTISFQFYPTLAKNLYFAVPITFDMGYTFAVRKWRIPLGGGIGVSVQSYSGNGAQYFGMIFRFDAGTYYQYSPEWSFGGDVSWNVVPQWFKDRTNNRTGNFLGISFAARYHL, encoded by the coding sequence GTGAAGAGATTTATTTCTTGTTTTTTGATTATCAGCGTTTTTTTGATTCCGATTTTTGCACAAGAAGAGGCTGAAACTCCTTCAAATAGTAAAATAGACGGAACTGCAGTCTTTCGACCGGTCAGACAAGGCGATAAATTCATAAAAGTAGGTTTATCCTTAGGTGTCCCTCTTTTTAATACTTCAGCCGAGAAATTTGCTATTAAACCGAATATTTGGCCGGGAGGCACCATCAATGCAGCTTTCGGCTACTATATCTTAGACGGATTTTCTTTGGGCGGAACTATAAGTTTTCAGTTTTATCCCACATTGGCAAAAAATCTTTACTTTGCCGTACCTATAACCTTTGATATGGGCTACACCTTTGCTGTCAGGAAATGGCGTATCCCTCTTGGAGGAGGTATAGGGGTTTCTGTTCAGTCTTATAGCGGAAACGGAGCCCAATACTTCGGCATGATTTTTAGATTTGATGCAGGAACTTACTATCAGTATTCTCCCGAATGGTCTTTCGGAGGCGATGTATCTTGGAATGTAGTCCCCCAGTGGTTCAAAGATAGAACAAATAACCGAACGGGAAATTTTTTAGGCATCAGCTTTGCTGCCAGATATCATCTTTAA
- a CDS encoding lipoprotein, with the protein MKFRRYIFILIPMIFIGFTACNNRPIFAAIEQEVELKEFSVGGNVLSLVATDTMVYASNLAGVYSKSKNYDGPWSKILPAERTQKLAKNAANVFASFVTGPVKFYDESTKTWSAVSGSDDIHVIAGDTTVFGYDSNQKKVFKIGIAGINNPIATGEVNFLYAAGNYVVVQSKNSAKLYKADASPAVEISNLPSGVKGMCSTGNPNEVFVLAGSTVYYINGGTWNNKISISKSPVSISYFKERKTILLGCDKGYTEIQLDNAHTTDLSKAKQLNPGNSGSTTPPGSYSQYQTTLGSYYTYPVLGVERGNAGSGKYAVFMGIYSGTITRNTGLWGFYSDKKREWNRE; encoded by the coding sequence ATGAAATTTAGAAGATATATTTTTATTTTAATACCAATGATTTTTATCGGCTTTACGGCTTGTAATAATAGACCCATATTTGCAGCCATTGAACAAGAGGTCGAGTTAAAAGAGTTTTCGGTTGGAGGGAATGTTTTAAGTTTGGTAGCAACCGATACAATGGTTTATGCCTCAAATCTGGCAGGCGTTTACTCAAAATCAAAAAATTACGATGGTCCTTGGTCAAAGATTTTACCCGCCGAACGTACTCAAAAGCTTGCAAAGAATGCTGCTAATGTCTTTGCAAGCTTTGTTACAGGACCCGTAAAATTTTATGATGAATCAACTAAAACATGGAGTGCTGTATCAGGTTCAGACGATATCCATGTTATTGCCGGTGACACGACTGTTTTCGGATATGATTCGAACCAAAAAAAAGTTTTTAAGATAGGAATAGCAGGTATTAATAATCCTATAGCTACAGGCGAAGTAAACTTCCTATATGCGGCAGGAAACTATGTTGTGGTACAGTCAAAAAACTCTGCAAAGCTATATAAAGCAGATGCTTCTCCTGCTGTTGAGATATCAAATTTACCGAGCGGAGTAAAGGGGATGTGCTCAACAGGCAATCCAAATGAAGTATTTGTACTTGCCGGATCAACAGTCTATTACATAAATGGCGGAACTTGGAATAATAAAATATCAATATCAAAAAGTCCTGTAAGTATTTCTTACTTTAAGGAAAGAAAAACCATATTGCTAGGCTGTGACAAGGGATATACCGAGATACAGCTGGATAATGCACATACTACGGATCTTTCAAAAGCAAAACAGCTTAACCCCGGCAATTCAGGTTCTACAACCCCTCCCGGATCTTATTCCCAATACCAAACTACCCTTGGAAGTTATTATACATATCCTGTGTTGGGTGTTGAAAGAGGAAATGCGGGGAGCGGTAAATATGCCGTATTTATGGGCATTTATTCAGGCACAATTACAAGAAACACCGGTCTATGGGGTTTTTATAGCGATAAAAAGCGCGAATGGAACCGTGAGTAA
- a CDS encoding M42 family metallopeptidase: MNVRYAVELSKELLQIHSPGGYTKNAIDRIKKEFDSLGIKYTETNKGAIYGTIEGKNTAKHRVVSAHADTLGAMVRQIKPNGCLKLAAIGGIAFNSIEGENLYIITRTGKVITGTGLPEKASVHIFESIEKEERNLETFEVRLDAETHSKEETLALGINIGDFVAFEPRTIETEDGYIKSRHLDDKACIGMLFAACKALKEKGEKPAYTTHFFISNYEEIGHGFYGIPKECFEVLALDIGTVGGEQNSDEHAVTIIAKDSRTPYDFGFRHRLENLAIQNKINYRTDVMFRYGSDASMYVLQGFDINFACMGPGVSATHHYERTHIDSYKETINLLYAYLMSE; the protein is encoded by the coding sequence ATGAATGTCAGATATGCTGTGGAGCTTTCAAAAGAGCTTTTACAAATACACAGTCCCGGAGGCTATACAAAGAATGCCATAGACCGAATAAAAAAAGAATTCGATTCATTAGGCATAAAATATACCGAAACAAATAAGGGTGCTATTTACGGCACTATCGAAGGAAAAAATACGGCTAAACACAGAGTTGTTTCAGCTCACGCAGACACCCTCGGCGCTATGGTGCGTCAAATAAAACCTAACGGCTGCTTAAAACTTGCTGCCATTGGAGGTATAGCCTTTAACAGCATCGAAGGAGAAAATCTTTACATCATTACAAGAACGGGAAAGGTTATCACAGGCACCGGCCTTCCCGAAAAAGCCTCTGTTCATATTTTTGAATCTATCGAAAAGGAAGAGCGAAACTTAGAAACCTTTGAAGTGCGCCTTGATGCGGAAACTCACTCAAAGGAAGAAACCTTGGCTCTCGGTATAAACATAGGCGATTTTGTCGCCTTTGAGCCACGCACAATCGAAACCGAGGACGGCTACATAAAATCCCGCCATCTGGATGATAAGGCTTGTATCGGTATGCTTTTTGCCGCTTGTAAGGCCCTTAAAGAAAAGGGAGAAAAACCGGCTTATACTACCCACTTTTTTATAAGCAATTATGAAGAAATAGGGCACGGCTTTTACGGTATTCCTAAAGAATGCTTTGAAGTTTTAGCTCTGGATATCGGAACAGTCGGAGGTGAGCAAAATTCGGATGAACATGCAGTAACAATCATCGCTAAGGATTCACGCACACCCTACGATTTCGGCTTTAGACATAGGCTTGAAAACCTTGCTATTCAAAATAAAATCAACTACAGAACCGATGTTATGTTTAGATACGGCTCGGATGCAAGTATGTATGTATTGCAGGGATTCGATATCAACTTTGCCTGTATGGGCCCGGGAGTAAGTGCTACCCACCACTATGAAAGAACCCATATCGACTCCTACAAAGAAACTATAAACCTATTGTACGCTTATTTAATGAGCGAATAG
- a CDS encoding LysM peptidoglycan-binding domain-containing protein, with protein sequence MKNILKILAIMALFSFVLTSCGTPPTPPPEEKPAPVVVEEPTPAPEPVKEAAPEPKPVVEEPRDVPVKEYVVVEGDTLSEIALKFYGTREKAYYFPIIMTLNPGRIQHPDKLTPKTKLLIPDFELFMKHSASKMLARPEFEKCIKIYEDEGKSGVVESLRRRLKEF encoded by the coding sequence ATGAAAAACATTTTGAAAATTTTGGCAATTATGGCCCTTTTTTCTTTTGTACTTACGAGCTGTGGAACTCCCCCCACTCCTCCTCCCGAAGAAAAACCCGCACCCGTTGTTGTAGAAGAGCCTACACCGGCGCCGGAACCTGTAAAGGAAGCCGCACCCGAGCCAAAACCGGTTGTTGAAGAGCCGAGAGATGTACCTGTAAAGGAATATGTAGTTGTAGAAGGTGACACTCTGTCCGAAATTGCTTTGAAATTTTACGGAACAAGAGAAAAAGCATACTACTTCCCCATAATTATGACGCTCAACCCCGGTAGGATCCAGCATCCGGACAAACTCACACCTAAGACCAAACTTTTAATCCCCGATTTTGAACTTTTCATGAAACACTCAGCTTCAAAAATGCTTGCAAGACCTGAGTTTGAAAAATGTATTAAAATTTATGAGGATGAAGGAAAATCCGGAGTAGTTGAGTCTTTAAGGCGAAGGCTTAAAGAGTTTTAG